A window from Citrus sinensis cultivar Valencia sweet orange chromosome 3, DVS_A1.0, whole genome shotgun sequence encodes these proteins:
- the LOC102615495 gene encoding polygalacturonase 1 beta-like protein 3 — translation MFKKLGRPRCLFSPQRGRVPNPLSLSVSLIDTQEVTMTIIFFFIFLFLSTSPFNVSCERVTNRVSSTSTGGNPYTAKASLIRYWNNHISNNLPKPEFILSKASPLNAIHLAKLTILAAQNTLSSHLPAFCSLANLICTLEFDDQSSSSIRDASFAVYSNKNFANYGDSKLGGIDSFKNYSQALNTPNDSFKKYSRESTGHTEDFTSYAKDGNVANENFTSYAANANAGSGGFTNYAERVNVPNLRFASYVSDGNNHKLSFTSYGSDTNSGAEGFMSYGKNGNAGPTDFTSYADSANTVGSSFTGYAESGNAANDSFKAYGVSGNNPHNNFKSYGIGANSAVAGFTSYRNGANVGDDSFQSYAKNANSGKVNFANYGKTFNLGNDTFKEYGKGSVGRTSIGFKSYDMGRSFKEYTKGVPVTFAGYTNLSSDANSVNRWVEPGKFFRESMLKQGNVMVMPDIRDKMPRRSFLPRSISSKLPFATSQLTQLKEIFRVRDNSSMERVILNALAECERAPSPGETKRCVGSVEDMIDFATSVLGRNVVARTTQNANGSKRRVTISSVSGINGGKVTKSVSCHQSLYPYLLYYCHSVPKVRVYEADVLDVVSNAKINHGVAICHIDTSSWSPGHGAFVALGSGPGQIEVCHWIFENDMTWTSAD, via the exons atgttcaaaaaGCTAGGTCGGCCCCGCTGCTTATTTAGTCCTCAAAGAGGCCGCGTACCGAAtcccctctctctctccgTTTCTCTGATAGACACTCAAGAAGTCACCATgactattattttcttcttcatcttcttgttCTTATCGACCTCACCTTTCAAT GTTTCTTGTGAAAGAGTTACTAATCGCGTTTCAAGTACTAGTACTGGAGGGAACCCATATACGGCGAAAGCTTCATTAATTCGATACTGGAACAACCACATCTCCAACAATCTCCCAAAGCCcgaatttattctctccaaaGCGTCCCCGCTAAACGCCATTCACCTGGCAAAACTCACCATACTCGCCGCCCAAAACACCCTGTCTTCACACCTCCCCGCCTTCTGTTCCTTGGCCAACTTGATATGCACATTAGAGTTCGACGACCAGTCCTCCTCATCAATCCGAGACGCCAGCTTTGCTGTTTATTCTAACAAAAACTTCGCAAACTACGGCGACTCGAAACTCGGCGGGATCGACTCCTTCAAGAACTACTCACAAGCCCTCAACACCCCCAATGACTCCTTCAAGAAATACAGCAGAGAATCTACCGGCCACACAGAAGACTTCACCAGCTATGCCAAAGATGGCAATGTTGCTAATGAAAACTTCACCAGCTACGCAGCCAATGCTAATGCAGGCTCGGGTGGCTTCACCAACTACGCTGAACGAGTCAACGTGCCGAATCTCCGCTTCGCCAGCTACGTCTCCGACGGTAACAATCACAAACTCAGTTTCACAAGCTACGGCAGTGACACAAATTCGGGCGCTGAAGGGTTTATGAGCTATGGCAAGAATGGCAATGCCGGCCCCACTGATTTCACTAGCTATGCTGATAGTGCCAATACTGTTGGCTCCAGTTTTACGGGCTATGCGGAGTCCGGGAATGCTGCAAACGACTCGTTCAAAGCTTATGGGGTGTCTGGCAACAACCCACATAACAACTTCAAAAGCTACGGCATCGGTGCTAACTCGGCTGTGGCTGGGTTTACAAGTTACAGAAATGGAGCCAATGTAGGTGATGATTCGTTTCAATCTTATGCCAAGAACGCAAATTCGGGTAAAGTTAACTTTGCTAATTATGgcaaaacatttaatttaggAAATGACACGTTCAAAGAATATGGGAAAGGATCTGTGGGTCGGACCTCCATTGGGTTTAAGAGTTATGATATGGGTCGTTCGTTCAAAGAATATACCAAGGGTGTCCCTGTCACATTTGCTGGTTACACAAACTTAAGTAGTGATGCTAATTCTGTAAATAGGTGGGTGGAACCGGGTAAATTCTTCAGGGAGTCCATGTTAAAGCAAGGGAACGTTATGGTTATGCCCGACATTAGGGATAAGATGCCCAGAAGGTCATTCTTGCCCCGGTCAATTTCGTCTAAATTACCGTTTGCAACCTCACAGTTAACCCAGCTGAAGGAAATTTTTCGTGTACGAGACAACTCGAGCATGGAGCGCGTGATATTAAACGCGCTGGCCGAGTGCGAGAGGGCACCGAGCCCGGGAGAGACCAAGCGTTGCGTGGGTTCGGTCGAGGACATGATCGACTTTGCAACCTCAGTGTTGGGTCGTAATGTGGTGGCAAGGACGACACAAAATGCGAATGGGTCAAAGCGAAGAGTGACGATCAGTTCAGTCAGCGGAATCAACGGTGGAAAAGTGACTAAATCAGTGTCGTGTCATCAGAGTTTGTATCCTTATCTTTTATACTATTGTCACTCTGTGCCAAAAGTGAGGGTTTACGAGGCTGATGTTCTTGATGTGGTGAGCAATGCCAAGATCAATCATGGGGTTGCCATCTGTCATATTGACACGTCATCGTGGAGCCCAGGACATGGAGCATTCGTGGCACTTGGATCAGGGCCCGGACAAATTGAAGTCTGCCACTGGATCTTCGAGAATGACATGACTTGGACCTCTGCGGATTGA
- the LOC102615803 gene encoding E3 ubiquitin-protein ligase SIS3 isoform X1, translated as MAIRGVDFKWYDGFFLSMLATSVIIVAINWKRYHLCTYPLHIWIVVDYTTVFVFRLLMFVDNGLASGMGLDLGWQQRYARFCGRVVVLSILSLLLYPFLWAWTIIGTLWFTSARDCLPEEGQKWGFLIWLLFSYCGLLCIACMSMGKWLTRRQAHSIRAQQGIPVSEYGVLLDMIRVPEWAFEAAGQEMRGIGQDTAAYHPGLYLTAAQREAVEALIQELPKFRLKAVPTDCSECPICLEEFHVGNEWQADVKFYPYGFTSHKPLCKLVHALMFLKEHMSTSLFLEVLQVRGLPCAHNFHIECIDEWLRLNVKCPRCRCSVFPNLDLSALSNLRTADSERSSASSVVTTTRYVRTQPSSQSYLVRMQGLLSPVHMGNTRLPNDTDIALQTVENGGVLSATQNRIAMGPFSSTGRVLVNPSTQSQH; from the exons ATGGCCATAAGAGGCGTTGATTTCAAGTG GTACGATGGATTTTTCTTGTCAATGCTTGCGACCAGTGt AATCATTGTTGCGATTAATTGGAAGCGTTATCATCTTTGTACATATCCGTTGCACATATGGATAGTG GTTGATTATACGACTGTGTTTGTTTTTCGCTTGTTGATGTTTGTAGATAATGGACTGGCTTCTGGAATGGGATT GGATCTTGGGTGGCAGCAGAGGTATGCTCGTTTTTGTGGAAGAGTAGTGGTTCTTTCAATTCTATCACTGCTACTTTATCCATTTCTTTGGGCTTGGACTATAATCGGCACCTTGTGGTTCACAAGTGCGAGAGATTGT TTGCCTGAAGAGGGTCAGAAATGGGGTTTCCTTATTTGGTTGCTTTTCAGCTACTGTGGACTGCTTTGCATTGCCTGCATGTCTATGGGAAAG TGGCTGACACGAAGGCAAGCTCACTCAATACGTGCTCAGCAGGGGATTCCTGTTTCAGAATATGGG GTTTTGCTTGACATGATCCGAGTACCAGAGTGGGCATTTGAAGCTGCAGGGCAAGAGATGAGAGGCATTGGCCAAGACACAGCTGCATATCATCCTGGACTTTATCTGACTGCAGCTCAG AGAGAAGCTGTGGAGGCACTCATTCAGGAACTTCCAAAGTTTAGGTTAAAGGCTGTACCAACTGATTGTAGTGAATGCCCCATCTGCTTGGAAGAGTTCCATGTGGGAAATGAg TGGCAAGCAGATGtaaaattttacccttatggATTCACAAGTCACAAGCCTCTATGCAAACTCGTACACGCATTGATgtttttaaaagagcacatgAGCACAAGTCTTTTCTTGGAAGTGTTGCAGGTTCGCGGCTTGCCTTGTGCTCACAATTTTCACATAGAATGCATTGATGAATGGCTTCGACTGAACGTGAAGTGTCCTAGGTGCCGATGCTCAGTCTTCCCAAACCTTGACCTCAGTGCTTTATCCAATCTCCGCACTGCTGATTCCGAAAGGTCATCTGCCAGCAGTGTGGTGACAACCACTCGGTATGTAAGAACCCAACCTTCCAGCCAGAGCTATTTGGTGAGAATGCAGGGTCTGCTCAGCCCAGTCCATATGGGAAATACAAGGTTGCCCAATGACACAGATATTGCTCTTCAAACTGTTGAGAATGGAGGAGTGTTGTCTGCAACTCAAAATCGGATTGCCATGGGGCCATTTTCTTCAACTGGGCGTGTGCTTGTTAATCCTTCAACCCAATCTCAACACTGA
- the LOC102615803 gene encoding E3 ubiquitin-protein ligase SIS3 isoform X2, with the protein MAIRGVDFKWYDGFFLSMLATSVIIVAINWKRYHLCTYPLHIWIVVDYTTVFVFRLLMFVDNGLASGMGLDLGWQQRYARFCGRVVVLSILSLLLYPFLWAWTIIGTLWFTSARDCLPEEGQKWGFLIWLLFSYCGLLCIACMSMGKWLTRRQAHSIRAQQGIPVSEYGVLLDMIRVPEWAFEAAGQEMRGIGQDTAAYHPGLYLTAAQREAVEALIQELPKFRLKAVPTDCSECPICLEEFHVGNEVRGLPCAHNFHIECIDEWLRLNVKCPRCRCSVFPNLDLSALSNLRTADSERSSASSVVTTTRYVRTQPSSQSYLVRMQGLLSPVHMGNTRLPNDTDIALQTVENGGVLSATQNRIAMGPFSSTGRVLVNPSTQSQH; encoded by the exons ATGGCCATAAGAGGCGTTGATTTCAAGTG GTACGATGGATTTTTCTTGTCAATGCTTGCGACCAGTGt AATCATTGTTGCGATTAATTGGAAGCGTTATCATCTTTGTACATATCCGTTGCACATATGGATAGTG GTTGATTATACGACTGTGTTTGTTTTTCGCTTGTTGATGTTTGTAGATAATGGACTGGCTTCTGGAATGGGATT GGATCTTGGGTGGCAGCAGAGGTATGCTCGTTTTTGTGGAAGAGTAGTGGTTCTTTCAATTCTATCACTGCTACTTTATCCATTTCTTTGGGCTTGGACTATAATCGGCACCTTGTGGTTCACAAGTGCGAGAGATTGT TTGCCTGAAGAGGGTCAGAAATGGGGTTTCCTTATTTGGTTGCTTTTCAGCTACTGTGGACTGCTTTGCATTGCCTGCATGTCTATGGGAAAG TGGCTGACACGAAGGCAAGCTCACTCAATACGTGCTCAGCAGGGGATTCCTGTTTCAGAATATGGG GTTTTGCTTGACATGATCCGAGTACCAGAGTGGGCATTTGAAGCTGCAGGGCAAGAGATGAGAGGCATTGGCCAAGACACAGCTGCATATCATCCTGGACTTTATCTGACTGCAGCTCAG AGAGAAGCTGTGGAGGCACTCATTCAGGAACTTCCAAAGTTTAGGTTAAAGGCTGTACCAACTGATTGTAGTGAATGCCCCATCTGCTTGGAAGAGTTCCATGTGGGAAATGAg GTTCGCGGCTTGCCTTGTGCTCACAATTTTCACATAGAATGCATTGATGAATGGCTTCGACTGAACGTGAAGTGTCCTAGGTGCCGATGCTCAGTCTTCCCAAACCTTGACCTCAGTGCTTTATCCAATCTCCGCACTGCTGATTCCGAAAGGTCATCTGCCAGCAGTGTGGTGACAACCACTCGGTATGTAAGAACCCAACCTTCCAGCCAGAGCTATTTGGTGAGAATGCAGGGTCTGCTCAGCCCAGTCCATATGGGAAATACAAGGTTGCCCAATGACACAGATATTGCTCTTCAAACTGTTGAGAATGGAGGAGTGTTGTCTGCAACTCAAAATCGGATTGCCATGGGGCCATTTTCTTCAACTGGGCGTGTGCTTGTTAATCCTTCAACCCAATCTCAACACTGA